Proteins encoded together in one Stigmatella aurantiaca window:
- the serS gene encoding serine--tRNA ligase, which produces MLDLRNVAQNFDAVVARLKARGGSLDLGPFQKLFTERRELYVSMEGLSARRNAANDEMKRKAKEDPSALEALRGDLRAVSQEIKEKEGRLKEVEEEISRILLLIPNIPHESVPTGTSEQDNVVARTWGEKPNLPFTPRQHFEIGEKLGMLDFERAAKVSGSRFTFYKAALARLERALVTFMIDVHTQKGYTELLPPYLVLRETMMGTGQLPKFEDDAFKTSGEPERFLIPTAEVPVTNYHSDEILEGAQLPLKYCAFSPCFRAEAGAAGRDTRGLIRQHQFHKVELVKFATPDTSLSELDAMTDDACDILRRLGLHHRVMLLCTGDMGFAARKTFDIEVWLPGQGAYREISSCSDCGDFQARRAKIRYRAQKGDKPQLLHTLNGSGLAVGRTSIAILENYQREDGSVAIPDALVPYMGGLKEIRPL; this is translated from the coding sequence ATGCTGGATCTCCGAAACGTCGCGCAGAACTTCGATGCGGTTGTTGCCCGGCTGAAGGCCCGCGGCGGCAGCCTGGACCTCGGTCCCTTCCAGAAGCTCTTCACCGAGCGGCGGGAGCTCTACGTCTCCATGGAGGGGCTGTCGGCGCGCCGCAACGCGGCCAACGACGAGATGAAGCGCAAGGCGAAGGAGGACCCTTCGGCGCTGGAGGCGCTGCGCGGGGACCTGCGCGCCGTGTCCCAGGAAATCAAGGAGAAGGAGGGGCGCCTCAAGGAGGTGGAGGAGGAGATCAGCCGCATCCTGCTGCTCATCCCCAACATCCCCCACGAGTCGGTGCCCACCGGCACCAGCGAGCAGGACAACGTGGTGGCCCGCACCTGGGGCGAGAAACCCAACCTCCCCTTCACGCCCCGGCAGCACTTCGAGATTGGCGAGAAGCTGGGGATGCTGGACTTCGAGCGGGCGGCAAAGGTGTCCGGCAGCCGGTTCACCTTCTACAAGGCGGCGCTGGCCCGGCTGGAGCGGGCGCTCGTCACCTTCATGATCGATGTGCACACCCAGAAGGGCTACACGGAGCTGCTGCCGCCCTACCTGGTGCTGCGCGAGACGATGATGGGCACGGGCCAGCTGCCCAAGTTCGAGGACGACGCCTTCAAGACGTCCGGCGAGCCCGAGCGCTTCCTCATCCCCACCGCCGAGGTGCCCGTCACCAACTACCACTCGGACGAAATCCTGGAGGGCGCCCAGCTGCCCCTGAAGTACTGCGCCTTCAGCCCCTGCTTCCGGGCCGAGGCGGGCGCCGCGGGCCGGGACACGCGCGGCCTGATTCGCCAGCACCAGTTCCACAAGGTGGAGCTGGTGAAGTTCGCCACGCCGGACACCAGCCTGAGCGAGCTGGACGCCATGACGGATGACGCGTGCGACATCCTCCGGCGCCTGGGGCTGCACCACCGGGTGATGCTGCTGTGCACCGGGGACATGGGCTTCGCGGCCCGGAAGACGTTCGACATCGAGGTGTGGCTGCCGGGCCAGGGGGCCTACCGGGAGATCTCCTCGTGCTCGGACTGCGGCGACTTCCAGGCGCGCCGGGCCAAGATTCGCTACCGCGCCCAGAAGGGCGACAAGCCCCAGCTGCTGCACACCCTCAATGGCAGCGGCCTGGCCGTGGGCCGGACGAGCATTGCCATCCTGGAGAACTACCAGCGCGAGGACGGAAGCGTGGCCATCCCGGACGCGTTGGTGCCCTACATGGGGGGTCTCAAGGAGATCCGTCCGCTCTAG
- a CDS encoding tetratricopeptide repeat protein yields MKVSCPSCQTNYNIDDKRIPAGGAKLKCAKCQATFPIKPADALQTPVAIPLPGAVAMPVPTAIPLPGAVAMPVPTAIPLPGAAPDPFAGYNSEDFKPPEQEESTRVMSLSSLPSAAFRDTTPAAPAYGEVPEPDNNAFDFSNEPPPPAAAPAYSFDAGAVQDDPFGAYSDPGLNTQAAIPLPGTPAPQAFALPPEPMSFDAAIPLPGAEAVDPNDPFSLPPPSDEEQGYAQQTVLPEEDPFALPPPPAAPEEDPFALPPPEDPFALPPPPDAGMDFPAMDVSEPQSATGFEFTEPPPAEAGGEPDPFAVDLSTPAPVASTDFSLDFSSQPPPAAPAPAMNMAPDVGTDFGDVSFDDLPPAGPPSAGGSADSLEFDPTAPSPASDDLEVDLSAPLPPPPSTGSADGLEMLSFIDTAAKENGAKPAGKVKRFHVRRRSGKVFGPFEEGVIVKMLEDGQLLGNEDVSEDSENWAPIGTVAAFAAAIQKLMEGPAVKGPVAPSGAVVEVSRTDAAPASSPSVTLDRMNQLYEGRMAAVSVVDRSGTYEKWRKRVPFLVAGGVAAVVLSIGFSFHFSRYGAFGHRKLFPPTVSSGSTAAADVEKARQELLKDTFASYQQARDLSAKVLATKEYPEVRALWCQSIFYLQRRYAAAEAKDTTRCQAAKEDLELLGEKNLEVIKAFAGSALARRLPDEVLPALKDARSRDSNAKDLELSFLLAEAQGLKRQEKEAIATLEQVLKGHKDSAKAYHMLGNLHRDANRPDEAVKAYEQALQADPTHAISAVELAAVELLLRKGDAAKGLQAVEQALDEKALAGLGPAEIARARSLKGVALAGLFRFKEAEAELKDSLQKDPNSIFIKAQLARVLRANRDFASALPLYEEATKEENGVIEYAEGYITSLVMLGKMSDALKAVEAANARFTNDARIALLFGRIDDSRDQIASAEGHYLRAIKEDPALFEANLYLGRFYLRLRRTGEARTQLEEAAKKSPNDAGVRAGLGELALAENNVRLAEEEFLRAAELNPSLADAQLGLSRVALLTGDLETARAKSTRALELDPFLLKDGRLQRGTVLWRLGQLDEASAELEKAKEEDPRSITIPITLGAVLFEKGDLAGAEKNLMLALNREPSNHEALYYVALVKAKRAEYTGAIDQMKSAVEKAPHRPDYHYALGNIYRDADRLPEAIVEWKETIKRDPNHADTYEQLGKAYLETNNTGEAIPAFESALAADPKRKRVLGAIGDVYFSEGRWDEAIRRYEKALKEAPDLTYIYYKIGRAWSEREQPGRAIDWYKKAVTAEPNNAMAQYYLGFAYKAKGRRKEATAAFQQYLSLKPNAEDKRDIEDEIAALE; encoded by the coding sequence ATGAAAGTCTCGTGCCCGTCTTGCCAGACGAACTACAACATCGATGACAAGCGGATCCCCGCCGGCGGAGCCAAGCTGAAGTGCGCCAAGTGCCAGGCCACCTTCCCCATCAAGCCCGCGGACGCGTTGCAGACCCCAGTGGCCATTCCGCTGCCCGGCGCCGTCGCCATGCCGGTGCCCACGGCCATTCCGCTGCCCGGCGCCGTCGCCATGCCGGTGCCCACGGCCATTCCGCTGCCCGGCGCCGCCCCGGATCCCTTCGCGGGCTATAACAGCGAGGACTTCAAGCCTCCCGAGCAGGAGGAGTCCACCCGCGTCATGTCCCTGTCGTCGCTGCCCAGCGCGGCCTTCCGGGACACCACTCCGGCCGCGCCCGCCTACGGCGAGGTGCCGGAGCCGGACAACAATGCCTTCGACTTCTCGAACGAGCCTCCGCCCCCCGCGGCCGCCCCCGCGTACAGCTTCGACGCGGGCGCGGTGCAGGACGATCCCTTCGGCGCCTACAGCGATCCGGGCCTGAACACGCAGGCGGCCATTCCCCTGCCGGGCACCCCCGCGCCCCAGGCGTTCGCGCTGCCCCCGGAGCCGATGTCCTTCGATGCGGCCATCCCCCTGCCGGGAGCGGAGGCCGTGGATCCGAATGATCCGTTCTCCCTGCCGCCGCCCTCCGACGAGGAGCAGGGCTACGCGCAGCAGACGGTCCTGCCCGAAGAGGATCCGTTCGCCCTGCCGCCCCCGCCCGCGGCGCCCGAAGAGGACCCGTTCGCCCTGCCCCCTCCGGAAGATCCGTTCGCCCTGCCTCCGCCTCCGGACGCGGGCATGGACTTCCCCGCCATGGATGTGTCCGAGCCGCAGAGCGCCACGGGGTTCGAGTTCACCGAGCCCCCGCCCGCGGAGGCCGGCGGCGAGCCGGACCCGTTCGCGGTGGATCTCTCGACCCCAGCGCCCGTGGCCTCGACGGACTTCAGCCTCGACTTCTCCAGCCAGCCGCCCCCGGCCGCCCCGGCCCCGGCCATGAACATGGCGCCCGACGTGGGCACGGACTTCGGAGACGTCAGCTTCGATGATCTCCCCCCGGCGGGCCCGCCGTCCGCGGGGGGCTCGGCCGACTCGCTCGAGTTCGACCCGACGGCGCCGAGCCCCGCCTCGGATGACCTCGAGGTGGACCTCTCCGCGCCCCTGCCGCCCCCGCCCTCCACCGGCAGCGCGGACGGGCTGGAGATGCTCAGCTTCATCGACACCGCGGCCAAGGAGAACGGGGCCAAGCCCGCGGGCAAGGTGAAGCGCTTCCACGTCCGGCGCCGCTCGGGCAAGGTCTTCGGCCCGTTCGAGGAAGGCGTCATCGTCAAGATGCTCGAGGACGGCCAGCTCCTGGGCAACGAGGACGTCTCGGAGGACTCGGAGAACTGGGCGCCCATCGGCACGGTGGCGGCGTTCGCCGCGGCCATCCAGAAGCTGATGGAGGGCCCCGCGGTGAAGGGCCCCGTGGCCCCCTCGGGCGCCGTGGTGGAGGTGTCCCGGACGGACGCGGCCCCAGCCTCGAGCCCCTCCGTCACGCTGGACCGGATGAACCAGCTGTACGAGGGCCGCATGGCCGCGGTGTCCGTCGTGGACCGCAGCGGCACGTACGAGAAGTGGCGCAAGCGCGTGCCCTTCCTCGTCGCCGGAGGCGTGGCCGCCGTCGTGCTCTCCATCGGCTTCAGCTTCCACTTCTCGCGCTACGGGGCCTTTGGCCACCGCAAGCTGTTCCCGCCCACCGTCTCCTCGGGCTCCACCGCCGCGGCGGACGTGGAGAAGGCGCGCCAGGAGCTGCTCAAGGACACCTTCGCCAGCTACCAGCAGGCGCGGGACTTGAGCGCCAAGGTGCTCGCCACCAAGGAGTACCCGGAGGTGCGCGCGCTCTGGTGCCAGTCCATCTTCTACCTGCAGCGCCGCTATGCCGCCGCGGAGGCGAAGGACACCACCCGCTGCCAGGCGGCGAAGGAGGATCTGGAGCTGCTGGGGGAGAAGAACCTGGAGGTCATCAAGGCCTTCGCGGGCTCGGCCCTGGCCCGGCGCCTGCCGGATGAAGTGCTTCCGGCGCTGAAGGACGCGCGCAGCCGCGACTCCAACGCCAAGGACCTGGAGCTGTCCTTCTTGCTGGCCGAGGCCCAGGGCCTCAAGCGCCAGGAGAAGGAGGCCATCGCCACCCTGGAGCAGGTCCTCAAGGGCCACAAGGACTCCGCCAAGGCGTACCACATGCTGGGCAACCTCCACCGGGACGCGAACCGCCCGGACGAGGCGGTCAAGGCCTATGAGCAGGCGCTCCAGGCGGACCCCACCCACGCCATCTCCGCGGTGGAGCTGGCCGCGGTGGAGCTGCTGCTGCGCAAGGGGGACGCCGCCAAGGGCCTTCAGGCCGTGGAGCAGGCGCTCGACGAGAAGGCGCTCGCGGGGCTGGGGCCCGCGGAGATCGCCCGCGCCCGCAGCCTCAAGGGCGTGGCGCTCGCCGGGCTGTTCCGCTTCAAGGAGGCCGAGGCGGAGCTGAAGGACTCCCTGCAGAAGGACCCGAACTCCATCTTCATCAAGGCCCAGCTGGCCCGCGTGCTGCGCGCCAACCGGGACTTCGCGAGCGCCCTGCCCCTGTACGAGGAGGCCACCAAGGAGGAGAACGGCGTCATCGAGTACGCGGAGGGCTACATCACCTCGCTGGTGATGCTCGGGAAGATGAGCGATGCGCTCAAGGCGGTGGAGGCGGCCAATGCCCGCTTCACCAACGACGCGCGCATCGCGCTGCTCTTTGGCCGCATCGACGACTCGCGCGACCAGATCGCCTCCGCCGAGGGGCACTACCTGCGCGCCATCAAGGAGGACCCGGCCCTCTTCGAGGCGAACCTCTACCTGGGCCGCTTCTACCTGCGCCTGCGCCGCACGGGCGAGGCCCGGACCCAGCTCGAGGAGGCCGCGAAGAAGTCCCCCAACGATGCCGGCGTGCGCGCGGGCCTGGGCGAGCTGGCCCTGGCGGAGAACAACGTGCGGCTGGCCGAGGAGGAGTTCCTGCGGGCCGCCGAGCTCAACCCCAGCCTCGCCGACGCGCAGCTGGGCCTGTCGCGCGTGGCGCTGCTCACCGGGGACCTGGAGACGGCGCGGGCCAAGTCCACGCGGGCCCTGGAGCTGGACCCGTTCCTGCTCAAGGACGGGCGGCTGCAGCGCGGCACGGTGCTGTGGCGGCTGGGCCAGCTGGACGAGGCGAGCGCCGAGCTGGAGAAGGCCAAGGAAGAGGACCCGCGGTCCATCACCATCCCCATCACTCTGGGGGCGGTGCTCTTCGAGAAGGGTGACCTGGCGGGGGCGGAGAAGAACCTCATGCTCGCGCTCAACCGGGAGCCCTCCAACCATGAGGCGCTCTATTACGTCGCCCTGGTGAAGGCCAAGCGCGCCGAGTACACGGGCGCCATCGACCAGATGAAGAGCGCCGTGGAGAAGGCGCCGCACCGGCCCGACTACCACTACGCCCTGGGCAACATCTACCGGGACGCGGACCGGCTGCCCGAGGCCATCGTGGAGTGGAAGGAGACCATCAAGCGGGACCCGAACCACGCGGACACCTACGAGCAGCTGGGCAAGGCCTACCTGGAGACCAACAACACCGGCGAGGCCATCCCCGCCTTCGAGTCCGCGCTCGCCGCGGACCCGAAGCGCAAGCGCGTGCTGGGCGCCATCGGGGACGTGTACTTCTCCGAAGGCCGCTGGGACGAGGCCATCCGGCGCTACGAGAAGGCGCTCAAGGAGGCCCCGGACCTCACCTACATCTATTACAAGATTGGCCGTGCCTGGTCCGAGCGCGAGCAGCCCGGCCGCGCCATCGACTGGTACAAGAAGGCCGTCACGGCCGAGCCCAACAACGCCATGGCCCAGTACTACCTGGGCTTCGCCTACAAGGCGAAGGGCCGCCGCAAGGAGGCCACCGCCGCCTTCCAGCAGTACCTGAGCCTCAAGCCGAACGCCGAGGACAAGCGGGACATCGAGGACGAGATCGCCGCCCTCGAGTAG
- a CDS encoding protoporphyrinogen/coproporphyrinogen oxidase — MDPTVILGAGLAGLSAAHFLKRPWRLIEKSDRVGGLIKTEVIDGCYFDPTGHWLHLRDPEIRELVNTRWLPGQMVSIQRKAAVFSRGVFTRFPYQVNTHGLPPEVVAENLVGYVDAIYGDKGRALRERDPRNFEEFILRYMGEGFAKNFMVPYNQKLWTVHPRELSAAWVGRFVPRPSLKEVVDGALGVGSDALGYNASFLYPREGGIESLARAMRHGLEGGEVSVHTEPTAIDWQARKLTLSDGRTLGYSELLSTLPLPYLVRLLGQGASGVPDEVRAAAGRLRATTVTYVCVGARGANRQPWHWIYLPEPEFATYRIGSPSAVYAPLAPPGTATFYVEYSHHGELSPARCEQLAVEDLVRSEMVHAAGDILFTRAVEIPHAYVLYDEAYGAAKAEILRFLEHARILTAGRYGQWEYSSMEDAILGGRACAQAINAR; from the coding sequence ATGGATCCCACCGTCATTCTCGGCGCGGGCCTTGCGGGCCTGTCCGCCGCCCACTTTCTCAAGCGCCCCTGGCGCCTCATCGAGAAGAGCGATCGCGTGGGAGGCCTCATCAAGACCGAGGTCATCGACGGCTGCTACTTCGATCCCACCGGGCACTGGCTGCACCTGAGGGACCCGGAGATTCGCGAGCTGGTGAACACGCGCTGGCTGCCTGGCCAGATGGTGAGCATCCAGCGCAAGGCGGCCGTCTTCTCCCGGGGCGTCTTCACGCGCTTCCCCTACCAGGTGAACACCCACGGGCTGCCGCCCGAGGTCGTCGCGGAGAACCTGGTGGGCTACGTGGACGCCATCTACGGCGACAAGGGCCGCGCGCTGCGCGAGCGGGATCCGCGCAACTTCGAGGAGTTCATCCTCCGCTACATGGGCGAGGGCTTCGCGAAGAACTTCATGGTGCCGTACAACCAGAAGCTCTGGACGGTGCACCCGCGCGAGCTGTCCGCGGCCTGGGTGGGCCGCTTCGTGCCCCGGCCCAGCCTCAAGGAGGTGGTGGACGGGGCGCTCGGCGTGGGCAGCGATGCGCTGGGCTACAACGCCTCCTTCCTGTACCCCCGCGAGGGCGGCATCGAGAGCCTCGCCCGGGCCATGCGGCACGGCCTGGAGGGGGGCGAGGTGAGCGTCCACACCGAGCCCACCGCGATTGACTGGCAGGCCCGGAAGCTCACGCTCTCCGATGGGCGCACGCTCGGCTATTCGGAGCTGCTGTCCACGCTGCCCTTGCCCTACCTGGTACGTCTGCTGGGGCAGGGCGCCTCGGGGGTGCCGGACGAGGTGCGCGCCGCTGCGGGCCGCCTGCGCGCCACCACGGTCACCTACGTGTGCGTGGGGGCCCGGGGCGCGAACCGGCAGCCCTGGCATTGGATCTACCTGCCCGAGCCGGAGTTCGCGACCTACCGCATCGGGTCGCCCTCGGCGGTCTACGCGCCCCTGGCGCCGCCCGGGACGGCCACCTTCTACGTGGAGTACAGCCACCACGGGGAGCTGTCCCCCGCCCGCTGCGAGCAGTTGGCGGTGGAGGACCTGGTGCGCTCCGAGATGGTCCACGCGGCCGGGGACATCCTCTTCACCCGGGCGGTGGAGATTCCCCATGCGTACGTGCTCTACGACGAGGCCTACGGCGCCGCGAAGGCGGAGATTCTCCGCTTCCTGGAGCACGCCCGCATCCTGACGGCTGGGCGCTATGGCCAGTGGGAGTACTCCTCCATGGAGGATGCCATCCTGGGCGGCCGGGCCTGTGCCCAGGCCATCAACGCACGGTGA
- a CDS encoding glycosyltransferase family 2 protein, giving the protein MAPYLSVVIPVYNEASILASAAAELCQGLDARGWDYEVIFAENGSRDATPELLEKLCAQNPRLHWFHSERPNYGAALKAGIIRARGTYVVCDEIDLCDLTFYDAALPRLERGDADMVVGSKAAKGASDHRPLVRRVATRVHNKLLKVMLDFRGTDTHGLKAFRREALLPVIARCVVDMDVFASEFVIRAWREGRKVMEIPIQLHEKRQPSIHLFRRVPNVLRNVGKLVYVIRIRGT; this is encoded by the coding sequence ATGGCCCCGTACCTGTCCGTCGTCATTCCCGTCTACAACGAGGCCTCCATCCTCGCCTCCGCCGCGGCGGAGCTGTGCCAGGGGCTGGATGCGCGCGGGTGGGACTACGAGGTCATCTTCGCGGAGAACGGCTCGCGGGACGCGACGCCGGAGCTGCTGGAGAAGCTGTGCGCCCAGAACCCGCGCCTGCACTGGTTCCACTCGGAGCGGCCCAACTACGGCGCGGCGCTCAAGGCGGGCATCATCCGGGCGCGGGGCACCTACGTGGTCTGCGATGAGATCGACCTGTGCGATCTCACCTTCTACGACGCGGCGCTGCCCCGGCTGGAGCGGGGCGATGCGGACATGGTGGTCGGCTCCAAAGCGGCCAAGGGCGCCAGTGACCACCGGCCCCTGGTGCGGCGCGTGGCCACGCGCGTCCACAACAAGCTGCTGAAGGTGATGCTGGACTTCCGGGGCACCGACACGCACGGCCTCAAGGCCTTCCGGCGCGAGGCCCTGCTGCCCGTCATCGCCCGGTGCGTGGTGGACATGGACGTGTTCGCCAGCGAGTTCGTCATCCGCGCGTGGCGCGAGGGGCGCAAGGTGATGGAGATTCCCATCCAGCTCCACGAGAAGCGCCAGCCCTCCATCCACCTCTTCCGGCGCGTGCCCAACGTGCTGAGGAACGTGGGGAAGCTCGTCTACGTCATCCGCATTCGCGGCACCTGA
- a CDS encoding polysaccharide deacetylase family protein: MASRLASISVDLDSLHHYCRIHGLPETVLDARARKLVYAKAVPRFRELWATVGVSGTFFAIGEDLADADASAALRQAHAAGIEIANHSFSHDYALSRRAPESIHEDLVRGEEAIRAATGTRPVGFRAPGYTLNAALYAATEARGYRYGSSAFPAAPYYAAKATVMGALALAQRPSRSVLDSPAVLLAPCEPYRPDPAQPYRRGTGAVLELPMTVTPGVRFPFIGTFAATLPLPLIRAAYKACMGRAFFNFELHAVDVLDATDGIPEALVRQQRDLQVPAARKLERLATLFRWLKADADPVPLRVAAERLAPGL, translated from the coding sequence ATGGCCTCCCGGCTCGCCTCCATCTCCGTCGACCTCGATTCGCTGCACCACTACTGCCGCATCCACGGCCTGCCCGAGACGGTGCTCGACGCGCGCGCCCGGAAGCTGGTGTACGCGAAGGCCGTGCCGCGCTTCCGGGAGCTCTGGGCCACGGTGGGGGTATCCGGGACATTCTTCGCCATCGGCGAGGACCTGGCGGACGCGGACGCCTCGGCGGCGCTGAGGCAGGCCCATGCGGCGGGCATCGAGATCGCCAACCACAGCTTCTCGCATGACTACGCCCTGAGTCGGCGCGCCCCCGAGTCCATTCACGAGGACCTGGTCCGCGGCGAGGAGGCCATCCGGGCCGCCACGGGCACGCGGCCAGTGGGCTTCCGGGCCCCCGGCTACACCCTGAACGCGGCCCTCTACGCGGCCACGGAGGCGCGGGGCTACCGGTATGGCTCCTCGGCCTTCCCGGCCGCCCCGTACTACGCGGCCAAGGCCACGGTCATGGGGGCGCTTGCCCTGGCCCAGCGCCCCTCGCGCTCGGTGCTGGACAGCCCGGCGGTCCTCCTGGCCCCGTGCGAGCCCTACCGGCCCGACCCGGCGCAGCCCTACCGGCGCGGCACAGGGGCGGTGCTGGAGCTGCCCATGACGGTGACGCCGGGCGTGCGCTTTCCCTTCATCGGGACGTTCGCCGCCACGCTGCCGCTGCCCCTCATCCGCGCGGCGTACAAGGCCTGCATGGGCCGGGCGTTCTTCAACTTCGAGCTGCACGCGGTGGACGTCCTGGACGCCACGGACGGCATCCCCGAGGCGCTGGTGCGCCAGCAGCGGGACTTGCAGGTGCCCGCGGCCCGGAAGCTGGAGCGGCTCGCCACGCTGTTCCGGTGGCTGAAGGCCGATGCGGACCCCGTGCCCCTGCGGGTGGCCGCGGAGCGGCTGGCGCCCGGCCTGTAG
- a CDS encoding lysophospholipid acyltransferase family protein, translating into MFEQLGDKVRQQLKGWTEQMAGPERKERLQDLARTENEYGVDPFGFNLDFSLAAVAPLVWLYRHYHRVETFGIENVPAGRVLLVSNHSGQLPMDGAMIGVALMMEASPPRAIRSMVEKWVPTLPYISAFFARVGQIVGTPENCRRLLNAGEAILVFPEGMRGISKLWPQRYQLQDFGLGFMRLALETDTPIVPVAVIGAEEQAPALMDLKPLAKLLGFPAFPITATGLPIPLPTKYRLYFGEPLHFTGRADDEDSELDKKVRTVRAAIQAMIHQGLKERRSIFW; encoded by the coding sequence ATGTTCGAGCAGCTCGGTGACAAGGTCCGGCAGCAGCTGAAGGGGTGGACGGAACAGATGGCGGGCCCGGAGCGCAAGGAGCGCCTCCAGGATCTCGCGCGGACGGAGAACGAGTACGGGGTGGACCCGTTCGGCTTCAACCTGGACTTCAGCCTCGCCGCCGTGGCGCCCCTGGTCTGGCTCTACCGCCACTACCACCGCGTGGAGACCTTCGGCATCGAGAACGTGCCCGCGGGCCGCGTGCTCCTCGTCTCCAACCACTCCGGCCAGCTGCCCATGGACGGCGCCATGATTGGCGTGGCCCTGATGATGGAGGCCTCGCCCCCGCGCGCCATCCGCAGCATGGTGGAGAAGTGGGTTCCCACCCTGCCGTACATCTCGGCGTTCTTCGCCCGGGTGGGGCAGATTGTCGGCACGCCGGAGAACTGCCGCCGCCTGCTGAACGCGGGCGAGGCCATCCTCGTCTTCCCCGAGGGCATGCGCGGCATCTCCAAGCTGTGGCCCCAGCGCTACCAGCTCCAGGACTTCGGCCTGGGCTTCATGCGGCTGGCGCTGGAGACGGACACCCCCATCGTGCCGGTGGCCGTGATTGGCGCCGAGGAGCAGGCCCCCGCGCTGATGGACCTGAAGCCCCTGGCGAAGCTGCTGGGCTTCCCCGCGTTTCCCATCACCGCCACCGGGCTGCCCATTCCCCTGCCCACCAAGTACCGGCTCTATTTCGGCGAGCCTCTGCACTTCACCGGCCGCGCCGATGACGAGGACAGCGAGCTGGACAAGAAGGTGCGCACGGTGCGGGCCGCCATCCAGGCGATGATTCACCAGGGCCTCAAGGAGCGCCGGAGCATCTTCTGGTGA
- a CDS encoding SDR family oxidoreductase: MRPAIVVTGISGNLGRTLAKLLHKSERIIGIDRRPFLGKPKDVEMYQLDLRKKKAEDVFRKNEIRAVIHMGIMHDPRMSEEEHHSFNVVGTTRLLEYCAKYGVKKVVVLSSANVYGPSPDNSNFLTEDAPLMAASRFSGVRDLIEVDMLAHGFFWRHPDINTVILRPVHIVGPTIKNAPSNYLRLRHPWTLAGFDPMVQLIHVEDAARAMVEALRPEPKGVYNVVGPGEVPLSSVLRELGHTPIPVPHPIARPVLGMLFKYRLANFPPPELDHIQFLCNVDGNRWRNELAWKPRHSMRETIRSVLGE, translated from the coding sequence ATGAGACCGGCGATCGTCGTCACGGGCATCAGTGGCAACCTGGGCCGTACCCTCGCCAAGCTCTTGCACAAGAGCGAGCGCATCATTGGCATCGACCGGCGCCCCTTCCTGGGCAAGCCGAAGGATGTCGAGATGTACCAGCTGGACTTGCGCAAGAAGAAGGCCGAGGACGTCTTCCGCAAGAACGAGATCCGGGCCGTCATCCACATGGGCATCATGCACGACCCGCGCATGAGCGAGGAGGAGCACCACTCCTTCAACGTGGTGGGCACCACGCGCCTGCTGGAGTACTGCGCCAAGTACGGGGTGAAGAAGGTCGTCGTCCTCTCCTCGGCCAACGTCTACGGGCCCAGCCCCGACAACTCCAACTTCCTCACCGAGGATGCGCCCCTGATGGCGGCCAGCCGCTTCTCGGGGGTCCGGGACTTGATCGAAGTGGACATGCTCGCGCATGGCTTCTTCTGGCGGCACCCGGACATCAACACCGTCATCCTCCGGCCCGTCCACATCGTGGGCCCCACCATCAAGAACGCGCCCTCCAACTACCTGCGGCTGCGCCACCCGTGGACGCTGGCCGGGTTCGACCCCATGGTGCAGCTCATCCACGTGGAGGACGCGGCGCGCGCCATGGTGGAGGCGCTGCGCCCCGAGCCCAAGGGCGTCTACAACGTCGTCGGCCCGGGCGAGGTGCCCCTGTCCTCGGTGCTGCGCGAGCTGGGCCACACGCCCATCCCCGTGCCGCACCCCATCGCCCGCCCCGTGCTGGGCATGCTCTTCAAGTACCGCCTGGCGAACTTCCCCCCGCCCGAGCTGGACCACATCCAGTTCCTCTGCAACGTGGATGGCAACCGCTGGCGGAACGAGCTGGCCTGGAAGCCGCGCCACTCCATGCGCGAGACCATTCGCTCCGTCCTCGGCGAGTAG